cgattgaatAATATTGAGGTATTGATTGAGTGAGGGATTGATTGATTAGTCGGTTAGTTGGTTGACTGATCTACcgagtgattgattgattgaatttttgatcagttgattaattgattgaattcAAACTGACAAATTATTTCGTTCGTCGGTTGATTAATTGAtcgaatgaatgattgattggcTGATTAGTTGATCGACTTATTGACCAagtaaattaatgaatgatttgtttatttatttattgaccaAATTTTGAACTAATTCGTTGATTGATTTAATTTGCCGAtttttttctgaacaaaatcttaaattcaattcaattcaattttattcaaccaTAAAAATGTGTATATACAAATCAAACAGTGTACATAGTTATGTaacaaatggtaaaaaatatggCTAGgaccataaaaaagcaaaatgctTGTAGAGAATGGCCCCCAAAACAATAGCATTGACATAATTCACAATCAGAAacagaaaactaagaaaaacacaaattttatcagcagatatataaatgtataaacatacacacatacacacaccatcacacacacacacacaaaccctAGTAATTTTATAGATTTTCCATTAAGTACGCCCTACACATTTTTTTGAAACAGGATAGAGTTGAACAATTTTTTAGTGAAATTGGGAGttgattccatttttttataCCGACTAAAGCTAGTGAATTAAAGAAGAAGTAAGTCTCACTTTTGGAACatggaaattatctttttgtCTAGTAGCATAAGAATGAACATTTGAATTGAGTGAAAACATATTGCAATACTTCAAtggaaaaatgtgatttttaacTGAGTACATAGAGATTAGAGTATTTAAAGTAATTAGTTCATGGAGAGGtaaaatattcatctttttgaAAAGGGGTTTACTAGCACTTTGCATATGAGACTTTGCAATTAACCGGATTGATTTTTTCTGTAGGATATATGGCTTTAGAAGGCGTGACTTGTATGTATTACCCCAAATATAGTTACAATAATTCAGATGTGGCAAGATAAGGctactataaagaatatttaaaacattagaaggtaatatgaatttcaatttatataaGATACCAACATATTTAGATAAAGATTTACAAATTTCTGATATGTGTATGCTCCAATCCATGAGCTCATTAAAAGTAACTCCAAGAAACTTTATATTCTTCAATTTAGAAATTACAAGATTATCAATTATAATATGTGGTAGGTCATGGGGCACTCTCTTGTTCCTTGATCTAAATATAATATAGTTTGTTTTGGCTATATTCAGAGCTAATTTATTTGCTTTGAACCATGTAGAGACTTTTGCTATTTCCCTGTTTACCGACAAGACAAGTGTTTTAATGTTACTGCTACTCATGAGTGCACAATTATCGTCGGCAAACAGGGAAAACTTGAGAAGAGAAGAAGATTTGATAACATCATTGACATATATAAGGAACAAGAGAGGGCCCAAGACAGATCCTTGAGGGACGCCACAGTTGAGATGCTGTATTGAGGATTTGACACCATTGACCATCACATATTGACTTCTGTTAGATAGATAATCTTCAAACCATTTAAGGGCAAGACCTCTGACACCACAAGAGTCAAGTTTTTTTAGTAGTATGTGATGGTCAATGGTGTCAAATGCCTTTGACAAGTCCATAAAAAGTCCAATGCAAAAATTATCCTTTTCAAGTTCATTTTGAATAGAAGTACATAAATTAGAGACAGCTAATGAAGTCGAAATTTTTTTCCTGAACCCAAATTGAGCATCAGTTAAAAAATTGTTcatctgtaaaaatgaatataaacgttcatgaattattttttcaagaatCTTTGTAAACAGAGGAAGGATAGCAATTGGCCTATAATTAGTTAAATCGTTTGCATTTCCTTTTTTGAAAACTGGTACTACCTTGGCAAATTTCAGATGATTAGGCACTATTCCTGTAGAAATTGATGTAttgaatataaaacatagtGGTTCAATGAAGTAATGTATAGATTTCTTTATAACTTTAGGGTCTATGCCGTCAGGACCGCTTGATTTTGAAGAATTTAAAGAAAGGACaatctttaatatttcatttggagaAGTAGGTCTGAAAAACAAAGAGTTCGGTGATTTGTTTCCGGTTAagaatgaatcatatgacaCACGCACAGGAGGAATTCTGTCAGCAATATTCTTACCGATAttcaaaaaataagaattaaaatgttCTACTATATCTTTTGATGAATTTAACTTTGAATCATTGCAATACATAACCGATGGTAACTTCTTAAAGCGTTTATTACCCAGtatattatttatgttattcCAAATCTTTTGTGTGTTTCCTCTAACTTGATTAAAGAGTTTAGAATAATATTCAGATTTAGCACTGCGTttatcaatttgtttttgtacTTAATGTaacttttcttttgcttgtcagaatATTTGTTCAGtaactttttttacattttattcttcTTATTTATGGATTTCATGAGGCCATTTGATAGCCAAGGTTTCCTAAAAGTAACCTTCGCTTTTGATTTTAACTTCAATTCTGgaaaacatttattataaattGAGTGGAATATTGACATAAATATATCGTAACAATTATTAGCATCATCAGTACTATATACATGACTCCAATCAACTTCACACAGTTTTCTATTAAATTtaattatattatcatcatttatctGTCTTTTCGGTAATTGTGACTGCCATTGATTTAAAATCCTAATGTGTTTCTTTACACAAAATATAGGTAAGTGGTCTGATATGTCAGCTATGAATAAGTAAATGTTTACTAATTGATTAATATTTAATTTTACTCACAGTTTGAACAATAATGTTCTTGAAATACCCATCTATCGTGCTGCCCGCCTTCTCCAAGAGGTCCCATGACTGCCCAACGTCTCGTCTGATGACGTCAAGTTCTTGCCGGGTCAAGTCACGAGATTCATTTATCAACCAGTGTTCAAGGAACTGCACAATCATGGTGGGTACAATGGAAAAGGGGATAGCCTTGGTCTTAGAAGGACCATCTCCGTCCCACAAGCCGCTTTCTGTAttgcaaatataaaaaaaggcaAAGCGGATCACAATAAATGCTGAATTATCCATTGTGTTATGCGCATGAtggtgcggggggggggggtgaatgggATTTTCgcattgttttattattgtcatcatcatcatcatcatcatcatcatttataatCATCAGCATATTCATCGGGTTCATgaccatcactatcattatcatcaattttGTGAGCCGaagcaaaagaagaaaagagcCTGACAAAATTTGGCGCCGTATTCAATACCAATGCGCTCGCAAAAGGAGCAATATTCAGCTTTCCTACATCTACCTATCGAACATGTCGAATATTGTGTTCTGCGTGGGCTGGAGATATTGCCACATATTGATGGGATGATCCGGAAAAAGGTAAAGTTAATTCAATATTGCATAcccattgttttattttcttctgtCATAGACAAGGCAGATTTCTTGGTTTTCTGTTTCTTTCCGTGCATGGTGGAGAGAGTATAGAGGTACGGGTTGAGTGACGAGTTAACAGGAAGGACGAAGACTGCCGTCCAAGCATACACCTGTTAAGAAAATGGGAACCTTGAATTATTACGTCGAATGGGGTAAGATTGGGCACTAGCTATCAGATTAAGGAACGTTACAATTGCTATTATACAAACGGATTGCCTTGTAAAGATTCCCTGCTTGAACAATTGCCCACACTTTGAAACACgatgtgaaatattttaagtGGAAATTACATCATCATGTAGTCAGCTTTGTGAATTCACTATGAATATCGACACTGTCGcgatgtccacagtgtgaaatcaaCTTCTAACTATATATTTGAATATGTTAatagtgtattattattattactgttattattattattattattattgtgaacACTGACACTAGTTGTGCAGAGTAAGAATTCgccttcaaatttgaatatcttCAGTGTGAATCACATCCTCTCATAATATAGACCACTATGTGAACGCTCTCACtgtccaggtgggtgtttcataaagctgttcgtaagataagagcgactttaagaacgactggtgatcctttcttttagtaaatggtatacaccattggcaatggtttagcgcgtaagaaaggatcaccagtcgttcttaaagtcgctcttaacttacgaacagctttatgaaacggcccccttgtgtgaaattgttttcacactgttaaatttgagccaTTCTTAACATTGTAAATCACATCTTCTCATAGTCCACTataatgtgaacacactgtgaacaccgACACTGTCCAGGTTTACACAATGTGAAGATGTCTTCACACTGTTAACTTTTAATTTCTAAACAACGtgaatcataattatattcacaTAACAAATTATAGGAACACACTATGACTGTGAGCACTCACACTCTCACGGAAGTCCACAGTTTAAGTATTTCAATTATAGGATTGATCACGGAGCTAAATGCATTCAGTTTTGCCCACCAAGAAAACATTAAATTGCAGTCTGGGATAATTATTgctatgataatgataatgtcaAAGCTTTGGTATCAGTTGAACGCATTTCTTGCATCTGCTGCTTCCTACAAAGAAAACTTTTTAAGATGAATGCCTGACGATGCTGACTGCATAAAGATAATGATATTGGTATGTCAGTATTCACCTGAGCAGATATAACAAGTTTCCCTGCTGCTGACAAGAGGcccatgatgataatggggaACCAGCAGATCAGGTCTGTTCCTACGATCAGCAACATCTTCCAAGCCAACTTGATATCTTCATTCAGCTTTTTATCATCTCTGGACCCCTTCCCGGTCTGTGATATCATCCGTTTGGACTGCAAATAGCGGATGTAAATGGCCACATAACAGAGCAGGGTTACAAGAAAGGACGCGAAGTTGGCACCGATGAACAACGAGATAGAGTAATGCCATCCTGCAGGACGATCAACGGTCAAGGGTAGGGCCAAACAGACTCCAGACTGTCCATAGAAGTTGCCTCGGTTATACGCAGGGATCATCAAGGGTATGACGCTCACCAAAACTCCGATGGCCCATATGATTAGCTGGGTACATCTTGCAGCCGTAGGAGAGAGGTGAAGCCCCTTCTTGAAGGGTAGGAGGACGTGGATGCACCGGTCAACactgatcatcatgatgaacaAGACAGACGCCTCGCTCGATACTACCGACAGCATTCCCGCTAACTTGCAGAGGGCGCTAGACTGCCACGCATCAGCATGCAAGGCATAGTTCCCTCTGAAGTATATGTCGGCCGACGCAATGGTGATCATGTACAGGCCCATCATAAAATCAGACACGGCCAAGTTCGTGATGAAGCTCGACTGAACAATGGTTTTCCTGTCTCTCTTCTGATGGACCACCCTGTAGATGATCACGAAGCCGTTTCCGATGAAAGCGCTCCCTCCGAGGATCCAGATGAAGATCCGCAGAACTTCGCTAGCCATGAGCTCTTCGCAAGATGAAAACTGATCCCTCGGCGCATTGCAGCCGACTGAATCCACCAGTCCCGCTAGACAACAGAAGACGTAGCGGTCTGCAtgtctgttgaaaaaaaaacgacattctttcagatgttttgaataaagaaacaCATTTTCAAGGTGAGGCTCTCCTTTAATTCATTCTGCAAAGAtccaattaaatgaaataaaccaaAATCGCGtagacttgatttttttcccgcatcattgtaaa
This region of Lytechinus pictus isolate F3 Inbred chromosome 16, Lp3.0, whole genome shotgun sequence genomic DNA includes:
- the LOC129279577 gene encoding G-protein coupled receptor GRL101-like, producing MASEVLRIFIWILGGSAFIGNGFVIIYRVVHQKRDRKTIVQSSFITNLAVSDFMMGLYMITIASADIYFRGNYALHADAWQSSALCKLAGMLSVVSSEASVLFIMMISVDRCIHVLLPFKKGLHLSPTAARCTQLIIWAIGVLVSVIPLMIPAYNRGNFYGQSGVCLALPLTVDRPAGWHYSISLFIGANFASFLVTLLCYVAIYIRYLQSKRMISQTGKGSRDDKKLNEDIKLAWKMLLIVGTDLICWFPIIIMGLLSAAGKLVISAQVYAWTAVFVLPVNSSLNPYLYTLSTMHGKKQKTKKSALSMTEENKTMESGLWDGDGPSKTKAIPFSIVPTMIVQFLEHWLINESRDLTRQELDVIRRDVGQSWDLLEKAGSTIDGYFKNIIVQTDAANTIQRAFVVLDPPTFNVEHFGQDDEFNGRSNKLEANQTKVLEVLKGLSESRY